TGCGCGTGCCCACCGACCAGCCCCTGGGAGACCTGGCTATCAGTCTGCTCGAGCCGGAGGGGCCCGACTCCTTTTTCCAGTGGGGTTTTTTCCCGGAAATCTTCCAGCGCACCGAGTACGCCGAGGCCTACGCCCTCGAGCCCCTGGCCCGGCGCATGCTCGAGCGGGATCCCGAAATCCGGCGCCGGTGGGAGCAGGCGCTGGAGACCGACCCGGCCCTGCGGGGCGATCCTCGCCGGCGCCTGGAGTGGTTCTACCGGCGCTCGCCCTACTACGACCAGCGCCACCGCCTCTACCCCGTGGCGCGGGAACTTCCCTGAACGCCACCCGGTCTCCCGTCGGCGGCGTGCGCAATCCGGGCTATCATGCGGCTTTCGTGCCCGGCCCCGCCCCCCGGCGGGATTTTCTGGCGCGCCCTGTGAGGAGGGAGCGATGGCGTTGCAGCCCTGGTTTGCGCAGTTACTGGTCTGCCCCGAGTCGAAAAAGCCCCTGGTCTACTTCCGGGAAGAGAACTTTCTCTTCTGCCCCGAGTCGAAGCTCAAGTACCGCATCGAGGACGACATCCCCGTGTTGCTCGTGGACGAAGCCGAGCGGTTGAGCGACGAGCAGGCCGCCGAGGTGCTCGCGGCGGCCCGCGAGCAGGGTCTGTTGAGTTGAGGGCTGCACCCCAGGCCGGGCTTGGGTTCCGGCGGAGTCATCGATGAGCACCTACGACTACCGGGCGATCGAGCGGAAATGGCAGCGGATCTGGGAGGAGCGGAAGACCTTCCGCACCGCCGGACCGGGAGAGGAGGGTTTCGACGCCTCCCGGCCCAAGTTCTACGTGCTCGACATGTTCCCCTATCCCTCCGGGGCCGGTCTGCATGTGGGACACCCGCTGGGTTACATCGGCACCGATATCGTGGCCCGCTACAAGCGGATGAAGGGCTACAACGTCCTTCACCCGATGGGATTCGACGCCTTCGGGCTGCCCGCCGAGCAGTACGCGGTGGAAACCGGCGTTCATCCCCGTGTGACCACCGAGAAGAACATTTCGAACATGGTGCGCCAGCTCAAGGGCTTTGGCCTGGGCTACGACTGGGACCGGCGCCTGGCCACCATCGAACCCTCTTACTACCGCTGGACCCAGTGGATCTTCCTGCAGATCTGGAAGAGCTGGTTCGATCCCCAGGCGAATCGGGCTCGTCCCAT
This portion of the Acidobacteriota bacterium genome encodes:
- a CDS encoding Trm112 family protein; protein product: MALQPWFAQLLVCPESKKPLVYFREENFLFCPESKLKYRIEDDIPVLLVDEAERLSDEQAAEVLAAAREQGLLS